A portion of the Cydia strobilella chromosome 5, ilCydStro3.1, whole genome shotgun sequence genome contains these proteins:
- the LOC134741696 gene encoding large ribosomal subunit protein bL28m, whose protein sequence is MASSRIQATARHLAKTFKKKGRFDVGIAADLPQAYKKFWREWKVLKPAAVHFVPQEGKWKRDELTGETLPIQNVAFPLKHPTEIHEGIWGGEAVIKGFQKRDPHKRRVPHYWVPVLKRTVVKSEVLNTHLSVTVTDRTIRLINDHYGFDHYLLKTPACDLVSMLALKLKKHILTELMNGCPRYAHDSTKQKEIYEEYKTYLSSYTPEEIEWYGLTWYEALCKVAKQKEAATRPVPLKNVYRKNLVEKLKAAGIDGSHASAEEISNTTSWLSKMNLFGKKDEQA, encoded by the exons atggctTCGTCACGCATTCAG GCTACTGCGCGGCATTTAGCTAAGACGTTCAAGAAAAAAGGCAGGTTTGATGTTGGAATAGCAGCTGACTTACCTCAAGCATACAAGAAATTTTGGCGAGAATGGAAAGTTTTGAAACCCGCTGCTGTGCATTTCGTCCCTCAGGAGGGCAAGTGGAAACGAGACGAGCTGACGGGAGAGACCTTGCCCATTCAAAACGTCGCATTTCCCCTGAAGCATCCTACGGAAATACACGAGGGTATCTGGGGTGGTGAAGCTGTGATTAAAG GTTTTCAAAAACGGGATCCTCATAAGCGCCGCGTACCTCACTACTGGGTCCCAGTATTGAAACGTACAGTGGTCAAGTCCGAAGTCCTCAACACTCATCTCTCAGTAACAGTCACTGATCGGACTATTAGACTCATCAATGACCACTATGGATTTGACCATTACCTGCTCAAGACGCCGGCCTGTGATCTGGTGTCTATGCTAGCCCTGAAATTGAAAAAGCACATACTAACGGAATTGATGAATGGATGCCCAAGATATGCACATGACTCTACAAAACAAAAAGAAATTTATGAGGAATATAAGACTTATTTGTCTTCG TACACTCCAGAAGAGATTGAATGGTATGGATTGACCTGGTATGAGGCTCTGTGTAAGGTAGCTAAGCAGAAAGAAGCTGCCACCAGACCTGTACCTTTAAAAAATGTGTACAGAAAGAATTTAGTGGAGAAATTAAAAGCAGCTGGTATTGATGGTAGCCATGCATCTGCAGAGGAAATTTC